One window from the genome of Paenibacillus azoreducens encodes:
- the iolG gene encoding inositol 2-dehydrogenase, with amino-acid sequence MNKIVISLIGFGRIGRVHLKHLLENKRYSIKHVCDIRPAEDFEQQYPNIKYVQDYRKVLCDEEVDAVLICMPASLQPEMIKEAAQANKHILCEKPIGSDLDKIMEAYAEVKKRNIIFQLGFNRRFDEDFLSIKRQIDKIGVPHVLKITSRDPEAPGLDYVKNSGGLFMDMAIHDFDMARNMFGEIEEVYVNGARLINPDYAEYGDIDTAITTLKFANGAIGVIDNSRQAAYGYDQRLEVFGSEGMLQNANHCDHNTVFTSNNGVQSEKPQYFFLQRYMKSYETEANFFADSIQHGAEVVCTIVDAIMAVKVAKAAQQSLVSGKPVKVEKMTD; translated from the coding sequence ATGAATAAAATTGTAATATCATTGATTGGTTTTGGCAGAATTGGTCGAGTCCATTTGAAACATTTGCTTGAAAATAAACGATATTCCATCAAGCACGTCTGTGACATCAGACCAGCGGAAGACTTTGAGCAGCAGTATCCGAACATTAAATATGTTCAGGATTATCGAAAAGTGTTGTGTGATGAAGAGGTGGATGCAGTTCTTATCTGTATGCCAGCGTCGTTACAACCAGAAATGATTAAGGAAGCTGCACAGGCAAATAAGCACATTTTGTGTGAAAAACCAATTGGGTCGGACTTGGATAAAATTATGGAAGCCTATGCTGAAGTGAAAAAGCGAAATATCATATTCCAGCTTGGTTTTAATCGTCGCTTTGATGAAGATTTTTTAAGTATTAAAAGGCAAATTGATAAAATTGGCGTACCGCATGTGCTAAAAATTACCTCTCGTGACCCTGAAGCTCCTGGGCTGGACTATGTGAAAAATTCTGGTGGATTATTTATGGACATGGCAATTCATGACTTCGATATGGCACGTAACATGTTTGGTGAAATAGAAGAAGTGTATGTAAATGGGGCTAGACTCATTAATCCGGACTATGCGGAATACGGAGATATTGACACAGCAATTACTACTTTGAAATTCGCTAACGGTGCCATCGGGGTAATTGATAACAGTCGTCAGGCTGCTTATGGTTATGATCAACGTCTAGAAGTGTTTGGCTCAGAAGGAATGCTTCAGAATGCGAACCATTGTGACCACAACACTGTATTTACGTCGAATAACGGAGTTCAGTCGGAGAAGCCGCAGTACTTCTTCTTGCAGCGCTATATGAAATCGTACGAGACAGAAGCTAATTTCTTTGCTGATTCGATTCAACATGGAGCAGAAGTGGTATGCACAATCGTCGATGCGATTATGGCAGTTAAAGTTGCGAAAGCAGCACAGCAATCGTTAGTCTCCGGAAAGCCGGTTAAAGTAGAAAAGATGACAGACTAA
- a CDS encoding Gfo/Idh/MocA family oxidoreductase gives MEKVKVGVIGLGRLGMVHMEHLVTQIGEADVKAVFALDQAQLDYVKQNFGVATYTDYKALIDNEDIDAVFIVTPTGLHPEMTVYALNAGKHVFCEKPVGLRLDEGVREMERAVNDHPELTFQLGFMRRYDASYKQAKELVQAGKIGDIIYIRAYGIDPISGMESFTKFATDNDSGGVFVDMCIHDIDLIRWFTGLEPVETWSLGNTIAAPHLERIGEFETGVATLRFANGMVATLIGGRHAAHGSHVELEIMGSHGWIRVAQEPEKNFVTLFTDAGVVRPCMQGFPERFMQAFLDEKKDFIKRVQEKKQGSITMEDGIRALVIADACKESAATGKLVNI, from the coding sequence ATGGAAAAAGTAAAAGTTGGCGTCATTGGTCTTGGCCGTCTTGGCATGGTGCATATGGAACACTTAGTGACGCAAATTGGTGAAGCCGATGTAAAGGCAGTATTTGCGCTTGATCAAGCACAACTAGACTATGTTAAACAAAACTTCGGTGTAGCTACATACACTGACTATAAAGCGTTGATTGACAACGAAGATATTGATGCTGTATTTATCGTTACACCAACAGGACTTCACCCTGAAATGACTGTATATGCTTTGAACGCAGGTAAGCATGTATTCTGTGAAAAGCCTGTAGGCTTGCGTCTGGATGAAGGTGTACGCGAGATGGAGCGGGCGGTTAATGATCATCCTGAATTAACATTCCAACTAGGTTTTATGAGGCGTTATGATGCTTCCTATAAGCAGGCCAAAGAGCTTGTGCAAGCAGGTAAAATTGGTGATATCATTTATATCCGTGCTTACGGTATCGACCCAATTTCCGGCATGGAAAGCTTCACTAAGTTTGCAACAGATAACGACAGCGGCGGCGTATTCGTTGATATGTGTATCCACGATATCGACTTGATCCGTTGGTTTACAGGTTTGGAACCTGTTGAAACATGGTCTCTAGGCAATACTATTGCTGCACCGCATCTGGAGAGGATCGGTGAATTCGAAACGGGTGTAGCAACGTTACGTTTTGCTAACGGTATGGTAGCGACATTGATCGGTGGTCGTCATGCAGCACATGGTAGCCACGTAGAATTAGAAATTATGGGTTCTCATGGTTGGATTCGTGTAGCTCAAGAGCCAGAGAAAAACTTCGTAACATTATTTACGGATGCAGGCGTTGTTCGTCCTTGTATGCAAGGTTTCCCTGAGCGTTTTATGCAAGCTTTCCTCGATGAGAAGAAGGACTTCATTAAGCGTGTACAGGAGAAGAAGCAAGGAAGCATCACGATGGAAGATGGTATTAGAGCATTGGTTATTGCTGATGCTTGCAAAGAATCCGCAGCTACAGGTAAGCTAGTTAACATTTAA
- a CDS encoding sugar porter family MFS transporter codes for MASKSKVLLIALIVTLGGLLFGHNTAVVNGSLSFLVDSWNINSWMQGLISSALELSAAIGALFGGGISDKIGRKKTLRIISWIFLIGAVGCALAPSAWFLVGARFFLGLAVGSASAIVPIYLAEISTSAHRGRVVSINQVMIVSGQFLAFLLNWLLGRMFISADGVIEYSDAWRLMMGVAIFPALVMIIGMTKVFESPKWLVKQGKLQKAVEVIKSIYSQDEDRKAQIAELHELQMNQQQGKEVKTRSKIPAWAIRVAFIGCLLGIIQQFVGINAMMYYSTNIMETFGFSKQSALMFNVLNGVICVGAAMIGMIVVDKMGRKKLDSIGLSVCAASLVLVGILSNLLAGMSFTPYLLLALIFVYIFAFQGAVGPCTWLLISEIFPAKHRGTFMGIATFVLWTANFLVGFLFPPMLEAIGINAIFYIFAGCAVAGLIIVNTLLPETKGKTLDEIESFFSGETKQDETVAKVTTI; via the coding sequence ATGGCGAGTAAAAGCAAAGTGCTGCTGATCGCCTTAATCGTGACGCTTGGTGGATTGTTATTTGGACATAATACGGCTGTTGTAAATGGAAGCCTGAGTTTTTTGGTGGATAGCTGGAATATTAACTCATGGATGCAAGGTCTTATCTCATCTGCACTAGAATTAAGTGCGGCAATCGGTGCCCTCTTCGGTGGTGGCATTAGTGATAAGATTGGGCGCAAGAAAACACTACGCATCATCTCTTGGATATTTCTAATCGGTGCTGTCGGATGCGCATTAGCACCTAGTGCATGGTTCTTAGTTGGTGCAAGATTCTTCTTAGGTCTTGCAGTTGGTTCGGCATCGGCTATCGTACCCATCTATTTGGCGGAAATTTCAACCTCTGCTCATCGTGGAAGGGTTGTTTCTATCAATCAGGTTATGATTGTAAGCGGTCAGTTTTTAGCCTTTTTGCTTAACTGGTTACTCGGGCGTATGTTCATTAGCGCAGATGGTGTGATCGAATATAGTGATGCATGGCGTCTTATGATGGGGGTAGCTATTTTTCCAGCACTAGTGATGATTATCGGTATGACGAAAGTGTTCGAATCACCGAAATGGTTAGTCAAGCAGGGCAAGCTGCAAAAAGCTGTTGAAGTTATTAAATCAATCTATTCGCAGGATGAGGATCGAAAAGCGCAAATTGCTGAACTGCATGAATTGCAGATGAATCAACAGCAAGGTAAAGAGGTCAAGACACGCAGCAAAATTCCTGCTTGGGCAATACGTGTAGCTTTTATTGGATGTCTGCTCGGGATTATTCAGCAATTCGTCGGCATTAACGCAATGATGTACTATAGCACAAATATTATGGAGACTTTCGGATTTTCCAAGCAGTCAGCACTAATGTTTAACGTATTAAATGGTGTCATTTGTGTTGGCGCTGCGATGATTGGAATGATTGTGGTCGATAAGATGGGACGTAAGAAACTGGATAGCATCGGGCTTAGCGTTTGCGCTGCTTCTTTAGTGCTTGTCGGAATTTTATCGAATTTGTTAGCAGGTATGAGCTTTACTCCGTATTTGTTACTGGCGCTGATTTTTGTCTATATTTTCGCCTTTCAAGGTGCGGTTGGACCTTGTACATGGCTGTTAATTTCTGAGATTTTCCCTGCCAAGCATCGCGGTACTTTTATGGGAATTGCCACCTTTGTATTATGGACAGCGAATTTCCTTGTAGGATTTTTGTTCCCACCAATGCTTGAAGCGATTGGAATCAACGCGATTTTCTATATTTTTGCTGGCTGTGCTGTTGCTGGTTTAATTATCGTTAATACGTTGCTGCCAGAAACGAAAGGAAAAACGCTGGATGAAATTGAATCCTTCTTCTCCGGCGAAACAAAACAAGATGAGACAGTTGCGAAAGTTACAACAATATAA
- a CDS encoding tautomerase family protein — MPLLRFDLIQGRDQAGLMKLLDTAHEAMVEAFGVPENDRYQIVHQHPPGEFVIEDTGLGFKRSDQLVVLSVTTKQKTQQQKERLYRLLAERLKERCGISSDDLMVTITENTNADWSFGRGEAQFITGKL; from the coding sequence ATGCCATTACTGAGATTTGATTTAATTCAAGGACGTGATCAGGCCGGCCTCATGAAGCTGCTTGATACAGCGCATGAAGCGATGGTAGAAGCGTTCGGTGTACCAGAGAATGACCGCTATCAAATCGTCCATCAGCACCCCCCGGGGGAATTTGTAATTGAAGATACGGGACTCGGATTCAAGCGTTCCGATCAGTTGGTCGTCCTTAGCGTGACGACAAAGCAGAAGACGCAGCAGCAGAAGGAGAGGTTGTATAGGCTGCTTGCTGAAAGGTTAAAGGAGCGATGCGGTATATCCTCTGACGATCTGATGGTAACGATCACGGAGAATACCAATGCCGACTGGAGCTTTGGGCGGGGAGAAGCGCAATTTATTACAGGCAAGCTGTAG
- the iolB gene encoding 5-deoxy-glucuronate isomerase, with translation MVQLKRSPIRYQVSVGVTLLHHITKENAPLKFIEAQMYALAEGAKIELELNSHELCMVALTGKHSITDGELEFFHVGTRRSVFEKVPTDSVYVPVGKKVSITCEQKGKVLLAYAPSEDRTRQTTLIPAGDNRIEARGKHHNQRLVHNILDDQSPISDKLLVVEVFTDSANWSSYPPHKHDQDHLPNESMLEETYYHEINPRQGYVMQRVYTDDRLLDETMAVYDEEMVIVPKGYHPVGVPDGYESYYLNIMAGPKKVWKFTNDKDHEWIAERP, from the coding sequence ATGGTACAACTCAAAAGATCGCCAATTCGTTATCAGGTAAGTGTTGGAGTAACTTTGCTCCATCACATTACCAAAGAAAATGCGCCGCTTAAGTTTATTGAGGCCCAGATGTACGCGCTGGCGGAAGGCGCGAAGATTGAGCTGGAACTAAACTCTCATGAGCTATGTATGGTGGCGCTGACAGGCAAGCATTCGATTACTGACGGCGAACTGGAATTTTTCCATGTGGGAACGAGAAGAAGCGTATTCGAGAAAGTGCCGACGGATAGTGTATATGTACCTGTAGGCAAAAAGGTAAGTATTACATGTGAACAAAAAGGAAAAGTGCTGCTGGCATATGCCCCTTCGGAAGATCGGACCCGCCAAACGACGCTGATCCCCGCAGGTGATAATCGCATTGAAGCACGTGGGAAACATCATAACCAGCGGCTTGTACACAACATATTAGATGATCAAAGCCCAATATCTGATAAGCTGCTTGTAGTCGAAGTGTTCACCGATAGCGCTAATTGGTCCAGCTATCCGCCCCATAAGCATGATCAGGATCATTTGCCGAATGAATCTATGCTTGAAGAAACCTATTATCATGAAATCAATCCGCGTCAAGGGTATGTTATGCAGCGTGTATATACAGATGATCGCCTGCTTGACGAAACGATGGCCGTATATGATGAAGAGATGGTTATTGTTCCTAAAGGTTACCACCCTGTGGGTGTGCCGGACGGTTATGAATCGTATTATTTGAACATTATGGCCGGACCAAAAAAGGTCTGGAAATTTACCAACGATAAAGACCATGAATGGATCGCGGAGCGTCCATAG
- the iolC gene encoding 5-dehydro-2-deoxygluconokinase: MAKKYDVIAIGRACIDLNAVEYNRPMEETMTFSKYVGGSPANIVIGAAKLGLSVGFIGKIPDDQHGNFIKRYMADAGVDTDGMVIDQEGHKSGLTFTEIKSPEECSILMYRDEVADLYLRPEEVSAEYIKQATNLVVSGTALSKSPSREAVLKAIAIAKANEVRVIFELDYRPYTWTNAEEVSIYYSLAARQADIIIGTRDEFDMLENRQGGDNNATVAELFKYSPQLIVIKHGVEGSYAYERDGKVTRGYAYKSNVLKTFGAGDSYAAAFITALHAGKGVEDALKYGSAAAAIVVSKHSSSEAMPTIEAIEQIMSEQAATYGS, encoded by the coding sequence ATGGCAAAAAAATATGATGTAATCGCAATTGGGCGGGCATGCATTGATTTAAACGCAGTTGAATACAACCGGCCGATGGAAGAAACGATGACATTTTCGAAATATGTAGGCGGTTCGCCAGCCAATATTGTTATTGGTGCGGCAAAGCTGGGGTTGTCCGTCGGTTTTATTGGCAAAATTCCGGACGATCAGCACGGAAATTTTATCAAGCGATATATGGCTGATGCCGGTGTGGATACAGACGGAATGGTAATTGACCAGGAAGGCCATAAATCCGGATTGACGTTTACAGAAATCAAAAGTCCAGAGGAATGCAGCATATTGATGTATCGCGACGAGGTTGCCGACCTGTATTTGCGTCCGGAAGAAGTATCGGCTGAATATATCAAACAAGCTACCAATCTTGTTGTCTCCGGCACGGCATTATCGAAAAGCCCTTCACGGGAGGCTGTACTTAAGGCAATTGCCATCGCCAAAGCGAATGAAGTCCGTGTGATTTTTGAACTGGATTATCGTCCATATACGTGGACGAACGCTGAAGAAGTGTCTATCTACTATTCTCTTGCAGCGCGTCAGGCTGATATTATTATTGGCACCCGCGATGAATTCGATATGCTGGAAAACCGTCAAGGTGGAGACAATAACGCGACAGTAGCCGAGCTGTTTAAATATTCGCCTCAGTTGATTGTTATTAAGCACGGTGTAGAAGGTTCTTACGCTTACGAACGAGACGGTAAAGTGACCCGTGGATATGCTTATAAGTCCAATGTTCTAAAAACGTTTGGCGCCGGAGATTCCTATGCGGCGGCCTTTATTACGGCGCTTCATGCTGGAAAAGGCGTCGAAGATGCACTGAAGTATGGCAGCGCAGCCGCTGCGATTGTTGTCAGCAAACACAGCTCATCGGAAGCGATGCCAACGATCGAGGCGATTGAACAAATAATGAGCGAGCAAGCAGCAACCTATGGCAGCTAA
- a CDS encoding CoA-acylating methylmalonate-semialdehyde dehydrogenase yields MSRKMKNYINGQWVESTTSQYEYAYNPATEEVLCEVPLSTKEDLEQAVLAADAAFQTWSKVAVPRRARILFKYQQLLIQHKQELAELITKENGKALFEALGEVQRGIENVEFAAGAPSLMMGDSLSSIATDVEATNYKYPIGVIGGIAPFNFPMMVPCWMFPMAIALGNTFVLKPSEKTPLLAQKIVELFAEAGLPAGVLNIVYGAHDVVNGLLQHKKVKAISFVGSKPVGEYVYREGTKNLKRVQSLTGAKNHTIVLRDANQEEAVQNIIGAAFGSAGERCMACAVLTVEDAIYDEFMAKLVKAAKEIKIGNGLDQETFLGPVIRQENKDRTFRYIEQGVAEGAKLTLDGRTGIPEKGYFVGPTIFENVTTEMILWKEELFAPVLSVIRIQDVKEGVELANKSPFANGACLFTNNASAIRYFREHIDAGMLGVNLGVPAPMAFFAFSGYKDSFYGDLHCNGKDSVEFYTRRKVVTARYGENNI; encoded by the coding sequence ATGAGTAGAAAAATGAAAAATTACATTAACGGTCAATGGGTTGAAAGCACGACTTCCCAATATGAATACGCTTACAACCCAGCAACAGAAGAAGTGTTATGCGAAGTCCCTTTGTCCACGAAAGAAGATCTTGAGCAAGCGGTGCTTGCAGCAGATGCAGCGTTCCAGACTTGGAGTAAAGTCGCTGTTCCGCGCCGTGCACGTATATTGTTCAAATATCAACAGTTGTTGATTCAGCATAAGCAAGAACTGGCGGAGCTGATTACGAAGGAAAACGGCAAGGCTCTGTTCGAAGCGCTTGGCGAAGTGCAGCGCGGAATCGAGAATGTGGAGTTCGCGGCAGGAGCACCGAGTCTGATGATGGGAGATTCGCTTTCGTCGATTGCCACTGACGTTGAAGCAACGAATTATAAATATCCGATCGGGGTCATCGGAGGCATCGCTCCTTTCAACTTCCCGATGATGGTACCGTGCTGGATGTTCCCGATGGCTATTGCGCTTGGAAACACCTTTGTACTGAAGCCTTCGGAGAAAACCCCGCTGCTTGCGCAGAAAATCGTGGAGCTGTTTGCGGAAGCCGGATTGCCTGCAGGCGTATTGAATATTGTTTACGGCGCTCACGATGTCGTGAATGGACTGCTTCAGCATAAGAAAGTCAAAGCGATTTCCTTCGTCGGCTCGAAGCCGGTAGGCGAGTATGTGTACCGAGAAGGCACGAAGAACCTGAAACGTGTGCAGTCCCTTACAGGCGCGAAGAACCATACCATCGTATTGAGGGATGCGAACCAGGAGGAAGCGGTTCAAAACATTATTGGGGCTGCCTTTGGTTCGGCGGGCGAGCGCTGCATGGCCTGTGCGGTATTGACGGTAGAAGATGCGATCTATGACGAGTTTATGGCTAAGCTGGTCAAAGCGGCTAAAGAGATTAAGATCGGCAACGGACTTGATCAAGAAACATTCCTGGGTCCAGTAATTCGTCAAGAAAACAAAGACAGAACATTCCGCTATATTGAGCAAGGTGTTGCCGAAGGCGCCAAGTTGACATTAGATGGACGTACAGGCATTCCGGAAAAAGGTTACTTTGTCGGCCCGACAATCTTCGAAAATGTAACGACTGAGATGATATTGTGGAAAGAAGAGCTTTTCGCTCCGGTGTTGTCTGTCATTCGCATCCAAGATGTGAAGGAGGGAGTAGAACTTGCGAATAAATCTCCGTTTGCCAACGGAGCATGTCTATTCACGAACAATGCAAGTGCAATTCGCTACTTCCGTGAACATATCGATGCAGGTATGCTTGGTGTTAATCTCGGCGTTCCGGCACCTATGGCATTTTTCGCTTTCTCGGGATACAAGGATTCCTTCTACGGGGATCTGCACTGCAACGGCAAAGATAGCGTAGAGTTCTACACTAGAAGAAAAGTTGTAACGGCGCGTTACGGAGAAAACAACATCTAG
- the iolD gene encoding 3D-(3,5/4)-trihydroxycyclohexane-1,2-dione acylhydrolase (decyclizing) gives MSKTIRLTTAQALVKFLNAQYVSVDGEETPFVEGVFHIFGHGNVLGIGQALAEEPGHLRNFQGKNEQGMAHSAIAFAKQNLRKKIYAVTASSGPGSANMLVASATAFANNIPVLFLPADTFASRQPDPVLQQIEHEQSQALTTNDAFRAVTRYWDRVQRPEQLMSALIRAFEVLTNPAAAGPVAISISQDTEAEAYDYPEEFFNKRVHYFDRRPATPREIGAAAALIKDSKRPVIIIGDGAKYSEAGPMLEQWSLQCNIPLVSTHSGKSTITHDFENDLGSLGVHGTSAGNKAVQSADLIIGVGTKYDDFTTASKTLFNFEQTKFINININRRQAYKMDALQVVADPKQVIEQLMPELKGYKSSFGMEIAASKQEWLKERERLAATRFNRQDFAPEIAGHYTQARMNEYAEVLGTELSQTEVFIKLNDLADDDAIIVGSAGSLPGDMQRLWNVKKPNTYHLEYGYSCMGYEIAGSLGVKLAAPDQEVYAVLGDGSFLMLHTELVTSLQYRQKINIVLFDNAGFGCINNLQLAHGCDNFGTEFRDSDGQIMNINYAAVGAAYGAKSYEVHTMEEFEAAVADAKKQNISTLIHVKVLPKTMSADCEGSWWNVGVSSVSKRNEVLQAYAAKQEKRKTARKY, from the coding sequence ATGAGCAAAACAATCCGATTAACGACGGCGCAGGCATTGGTCAAATTTTTAAATGCGCAATATGTGAGCGTGGATGGGGAAGAAACGCCATTTGTTGAAGGCGTATTTCATATTTTCGGCCACGGCAATGTCCTGGGTATCGGGCAAGCTTTAGCTGAGGAGCCCGGCCATTTGCGCAATTTTCAGGGGAAAAACGAGCAGGGGATGGCTCATTCCGCAATCGCTTTCGCCAAGCAAAACTTGCGCAAGAAAATTTATGCAGTTACGGCTTCCTCCGGACCTGGATCGGCAAATATGTTGGTAGCATCGGCGACGGCATTTGCTAACAATATTCCGGTTTTGTTCCTGCCTGCGGATACTTTTGCCAGCCGTCAGCCGGATCCGGTATTGCAACAAATAGAGCATGAGCAGAGTCAGGCCCTAACCACCAACGATGCATTCCGCGCCGTTACTCGTTATTGGGATCGAGTGCAGCGCCCGGAGCAGCTTATGAGTGCGCTGATCCGCGCTTTTGAAGTGCTCACGAACCCGGCTGCTGCCGGTCCGGTTGCGATTTCCATCTCGCAGGATACGGAAGCGGAGGCCTATGACTATCCTGAGGAATTCTTTAATAAACGCGTGCATTATTTCGATCGCCGCCCCGCAACTCCCCGGGAAATAGGTGCGGCAGCGGCGCTGATAAAAGATAGTAAACGTCCCGTCATCATTATAGGCGACGGCGCTAAATACTCCGAAGCGGGTCCTATGCTTGAGCAATGGTCTTTGCAGTGCAATATTCCGCTTGTAAGCACGCATTCCGGCAAATCAACCATTACACATGATTTTGAGAACGACTTGGGGAGTCTGGGCGTGCATGGTACAAGCGCAGGCAATAAGGCTGTGCAGTCGGCAGATTTGATCATCGGGGTGGGCACGAAATACGATGATTTTACGACCGCTTCAAAGACTTTATTCAATTTTGAACAAACGAAGTTTATCAATATCAATATCAACCGCCGTCAGGCATATAAAATGGATGCGCTTCAGGTGGTAGCTGATCCTAAACAGGTTATTGAGCAACTGATGCCGGAACTTAAAGGTTACAAGTCTTCGTTTGGCATGGAAATCGCGGCATCGAAGCAAGAGTGGCTTAAGGAAAGGGAACGCTTGGCAGCCACTCGGTTCAACCGCCAGGACTTTGCGCCTGAAATCGCAGGACATTACACGCAAGCCCGGATGAATGAATATGCAGAGGTGCTAGGTACGGAACTGTCCCAGACTGAGGTGTTCATCAAGCTTAACGATCTGGCTGACGACGATGCGATTATTGTTGGCTCTGCCGGTTCTCTCCCAGGCGATATGCAGCGGTTGTGGAACGTCAAGAAACCAAACACCTATCATTTAGAATATGGTTATTCCTGCATGGGTTACGAGATTGCCGGCAGTCTTGGAGTGAAACTGGCGGCGCCGGATCAGGAGGTATATGCGGTGCTTGGCGACGGAAGCTTCCTGATGCTCCATACCGAACTGGTCACGTCGCTGCAATATAGACAGAAGATTAACATTGTCTTGTTCGACAATGCCGGTTTTGGCTGTATTAACAATTTGCAGTTGGCCCATGGCTGCGATAATTTCGGTACAGAATTCCGTGATAGCGACGGGCAAATCATGAATATCAATTATGCCGCAGTCGGTGCAGCATACGGGGCTAAATCGTATGAAGTACATACGATGGAAGAATTCGAAGCGGCCGTAGCCGATGCGAAAAAGCAAAACATATCGACCCTGATCCATGTCAAAGTTCTGCCTAAAACGATGTCTGCAGACTGTGAGGGTAGCTGGTGGAATGTCGGGGTATCCTCTGTCTCAAAACGGAACGAAGTCTTGCAAGCTTATGCGGCGAAGCAAGAGAAGCGTAAAACAGCAAGAAAGTATTAA
- the iolE gene encoding myo-inosose-2 dehydratase, whose translation MSITLGIAPIAWTNDDMPELGAENSFEQCISEMALSGFTGTEIGNKYPREPQVLKSYLEPRGLCVASAWFSALLTTKPYAETEAAFMKHRDFLHAMGAKVIVVSEQGQSVQGQMDTPVIDKKPVFTDEEWNRLAEGLEKLGALAREKDMRIVYHHHMGTGVQTTAEIDRLMQNTDPEKVSLLFDTGHLVFSGEDPVALFKKYQDRIFHIHFKDIREDVLKQVKVEKQSFLQGVKNGVFTVPGDGMIDFRPIWELIDASGYEGWIVVEAEQDPAKANPFLYAQKARNYIREVTNL comes from the coding sequence ATGAGTATCACACTTGGTATTGCACCAATCGCTTGGACAAATGACGATATGCCGGAGCTTGGTGCGGAGAACTCTTTCGAGCAATGTATCAGTGAGATGGCTTTGTCCGGTTTTACTGGCACAGAAATTGGTAACAAGTATCCCCGTGAACCGCAAGTGCTGAAGAGCTATTTGGAGCCGCGAGGCCTATGTGTTGCCAGTGCCTGGTTCAGCGCGCTCTTGACAACGAAACCTTATGCTGAGACAGAGGCCGCTTTTATGAAGCATCGTGATTTTTTACACGCAATGGGCGCCAAAGTCATTGTCGTATCGGAACAAGGCCAGAGCGTTCAGGGTCAGATGGACACACCTGTCATTGACAAGAAACCTGTTTTTACGGATGAAGAATGGAACAGACTCGCTGAAGGCTTGGAGAAACTCGGCGCGCTGGCGCGTGAGAAAGACATGCGTATCGTTTATCACCATCATATGGGCACGGGTGTCCAAACCACGGCCGAAATTGACCGCCTGATGCAAAACACGGATCCGGAAAAAGTATCGCTTTTGTTTGACACGGGACATTTGGTATTCTCCGGCGAAGATCCGGTGGCGCTTTTCAAAAAATATCAAGACCGCATTTTCCATATTCACTTCAAGGATATCCGTGAAGATGTTTTAAAACAAGTTAAAGTAGAGAAACAGAGTTTCTTGCAGGGTGTGAAAAACGGGGTCTTCACTGTGCCGGGCGACGGTATGATTGATTTCCGTCCGATCTGGGAGCTGATCGATGCCAGCGGTTATGAAGGCTGGATTGTAGTCGAAGCAGAGCAGGATCCCGCCAAAGCGAATCCATTCCTGTATGCTCAAAAAGCGCGCAACTATATTCGTGAAGTAACGAATTTATAA